In Oncorhynchus clarkii lewisi isolate Uvic-CL-2024 chromosome 2, UVic_Ocla_1.0, whole genome shotgun sequence, one DNA window encodes the following:
- the LOC139379026 gene encoding cholecystokinin-like — MNAGICVCVLLAAFSGSSLGRPSDSQDEDKPEPPQLGSVMSPQHTRHTRSAPSSGQLIPFSKPAEDEAEDPHTSLRELLARLISRKGSLQRSSSLSSRASGPGPSHKIKDRDYLGWMDFGRRSAEEYEEYSS, encoded by the exons ATGAATGCAGGCATCTGTGTATGTGTACTGCTGGCTGCGTTCTCTGGCAGCAGTTTGGGGCGCCCGTCGGACTCGCAGGATGAGGACAAGCCTGAGCCCCCCCAGCTCGGCAGCGTTATGTCTCCCCAACACACACGCCACACCCGCTCAGCACCCTCCAGTGGCCAGCTCATCCCCTTCTCCAAACCGGCAGAGGACGAGGCAGAGGACCCCCACACCAGTCTGCGTGAACTACTGGCAAGATTGATATCCAGGAAAG GATCATTGCAGAGGAGCTCGTCCCTGAGCAGCAGAGCCAGCGGTCCGGGTCCCAGCCACAAGATAAAGGACAGAGACTACCTGGGCTGGATGGACTTCGGACGCCGCAGTGCAGAGGAGTACGAGGAGTACTCCTCATAG